The nucleotide sequence CGGGCATGCTCGCTGCGCTAAAAGAGCGGGCCGAGGCGTCCTTTAAAGAGGCGCGTCTTGATTTCGAGGGCCTCACCGTCATGGGCACCCCCCGGCGGCTCGTTCTTCACGTTGCCGACCTTGCCGAGCAACAATCACCATTGAAAGAAGAGATTTTTGGGCCCCCTGTCAAAAACGCATTTGACGACGATGGCAATCCCAACAAGGCTGCCCTAGGCTTCGCCAAGACCAGCGGCGTTGAGGTCTCCCAGCTTCAAAGAGTAGATACCCCCAAGGGCGAGCGGTTGATGTTTTTAATGGAAGATGAGGGGGAAGAGGTCGGGAGTATTCTTTCCGCTAGGGTTTTATATCCGTTGATTCGAAATCTGCCGTCTCCAAAGTCAATGCGTTGGGGGAGTGGTCGGGTTCCATTCGTCAGGCCGATTCATTGGGTGCTGGCTTTATACGGCGGGAAGATTGTCCCTGAAATAAAGAGGGAGGGGATAGCTTCTTTACTCAATTTTCCCTACTTCAATAATTCTACCTTCGGTCACCGCTTCATGGCGCCCGAGGGGTTCACAGTCACAGGCTTCGATGACTACCTCATGAAACTCCGCGCCCACAAGGTCGAGCCCGTCGTTGACGACGGCGCGGGCGGAGGGCGTATCCCCCTCGTGCGCCGCGGGGTTGAAGAGGCGGCAGCTGGTGCCGGGGCAGAGCTTGCGGCGGATGTGGATGGCGTCGAGCGGCTGGTCGAAAAGGTGGCGCACCTTGTCGAATGGCCGATTCCGGTGACGTGTAGTTTCGAGGAGCGTTTTCTCGATCTGCCCGAGGAAGTGATTATCTCCACCTTGGAAACCCACCAGCGCTGCTTTGCGCTCAGGAAAAAAGGCGGCGGGGCGCTTGTCGCCAAATTCATTGGGGTGAGCAACACCGAGGCCAAGGATATGAAGGTGGTTGGCCAGGGCTACGCCCGGGTTGTGCGCGCCCGTTTAGAGGACGCCGAATTTTACTGGAAACAGGATCTCGAAACCCCGCTCGACGATATGGCCGAGAAACTAAAGGGCGTTGTTTACCATCCCCGCCTCGGCACAAGCTGGGAGAAGACCGAGCGATTTCGGGCGCTTGCCAAATGGATTACGGCGGAACTTTTTCCGGG is from Nitrospinaceae bacterium and encodes:
- a CDS encoding glycine--tRNA ligase subunit beta; amino-acid sequence: MGKELLFEIGCEEIPSAYMTGMLAALKERAEASFKEARLDFEGLTVMGTPRRLVLHVADLAEQQSPLKEEIFGPPVKNAFDDDGNPNKAALGFAKTSGVEVSQLQRVDTPKGERLMFLMEDEGEEVGSILSARVLYPLIRNLPSPKSMRWGSGRVPFVRPIHWVLALYGGKIVPEIKREGIASLLNFPYFNNSTFGHRFMAPEGFTVTGFDDYLMKLRAHKVEPVVDDGAGGGRIPLVRRGVEEAAAGAGAELAADVDGVERLVEKVAHLVEWPIPVTCSFEERFLDLPEEVIISTLETHQRCFALRKKGGGALVAKFIGVSNTEAKDMKVVGQGYARVVRARLEDAEFYWKQDLETPLDDMAEKLKGVVYHPRLGTSWEKTERFRALAKWITAELFPGEKELVQQVDKAARLCKADLTSGMVYEFPELQGLMGSRYAERAGVEAEVSNAIFEHYLPRGEGDDLPSGDVGAIVGLADRMDTLAGMIGLGYVPSGSEDPYALRRAANGINRVLIALGCRISLNKFAIQAMVPLLDKFKDDKETVTSRLADFLRNRVGAGLA